The nucleotide window GCTAGGAGGGCTATAATGGAGTATCTTCGAAGGATCGAAGAGCCTTATCTGACCTCGTCGGATGAGCTTCTTAAGGAGCTTGGCAGCGAGTTTGCCGAAGACCTTGCTAGAATAAGCTTCGAAAAGGCGGTTAAGTACTATGAGCGCGCGAGGGAGGCTGAATGGGTAAGGTCCTGCACGACACGAGCAGTTTAATCGAGGAGTATAGGTCTGGTGTGAGAAGACTTACGGATTTCACGACCGTTTTAAACATCGTCGAGTTTCCCAAAGCCCTCGAGTTCTCAGGGCTAAACATACTATATCCGACGCGCGTCGACTACAGTTTGGCAATTCAAGTCTCGAA belongs to Candidatus Bathyarchaeota archaeon and includes:
- a CDS encoding type II toxin-antitoxin system VapC family toxin, which encodes MGKVLHDTSSLIEEYRSGVRRLTDFTTVLNIVEFPKALEFSGLNILYPTRVDYSLAIQVSKELLKLGKPIPAIDVIVAAVALNNGLTLKTKDHHFTLIKDVKPGFKIQLL